Proteins encoded by one window of Streptomyces sp. NBC_01571:
- a CDS encoding DoxX family protein, whose protein sequence is MNSIPQRLRASPDPPADTPVRRAVSAGDWGLLLIRLTFGLLMAGHGAQKLFGIFGGDGLTTTANNLAALDYRPGKVYAVIGGVSELLGGLGFAVGLFTPLAASALIGVMISAMATVTAAHGVWVTDGGLEYNLSIAVVALGVAATGPGKLALDHPFRWGRGGWPEAVLALLLGGIGAAVVLLL, encoded by the coding sequence GTGAACTCCATCCCTCAGCGACTACGTGCTTCTCCCGATCCCCCGGCCGATACTCCGGTCCGGCGGGCGGTCTCGGCCGGTGACTGGGGTCTGCTGCTCATCAGGCTCACGTTCGGCCTGTTGATGGCAGGGCACGGCGCCCAGAAACTCTTCGGGATCTTCGGCGGCGACGGCTTGACCACCACCGCGAACAATCTCGCCGCGCTGGACTACCGACCCGGCAAGGTCTACGCCGTGATCGGCGGTGTGTCCGAACTCCTCGGAGGCCTCGGCTTCGCCGTGGGACTGTTCACTCCCCTGGCAGCGAGCGCCCTGATCGGCGTGATGATCAGCGCCATGGCGACCGTCACCGCGGCCCACGGAGTGTGGGTGACCGACGGCGGTCTGGAATACAACCTGAGCATCGCGGTCGTCGCACTCGGCGTCGCCGCGACCGGTCCGGGCAAGCTGGCCCTGGACCACCCGTTCCGCTGGGGCCGGGGCGGTTGGCCCGAAGCCGTCCTCGCCCTGCTCCTCGGAGGGATCGGTGCTGCCGTCGTGCTGTTGCTCTGA
- a CDS encoding sigma-70 family RNA polymerase sigma factor has product MSTRHTVDEAALVTAARSGDPQSQDALVGAYLPLVYNVVGRALNGSVDVDDVVQETMLRALDALGSLRTPESFRSWLVAIAMNQVRRHWQDRQFTPGTAEDTKDVADPGADFVDLTMVRLQLSGQRQETARATRWLEPDDRALLSLWWLECAGELTRTEVATALEVSPQHAAVRVQRMKAQLEAARVVVRALDARPPCGELRGVLASWDARPSALWRKRIARHARGCARCSGLWSGLMPAEGLLAGLALVSVSPALLERVRSAHAGMAPAGSASELDASGGTAGPGARARHRAGGRAGTARGEARRRRRVRRRAVGGAVVAACVAGGGLWYFNSDPGNGGGGGNAARTADDHVVGLSASSASEGTPSASPSAAPSGSPSASASKKASPSRTPRATKKSVPPPRRSAAPARTSASAPAEVAAAPTTTVAQVVALVNKERAAAGCGALTEDAELEKAAQAHSDDMAARNFFEHTNPDGADPGQRITAAGYRWSTYGENIAQGQQTPQAVMESWMNSPGHRANILNCSFKNIGVGVHKGTGGPWWTQDFGAKL; this is encoded by the coding sequence ATGAGCACACGGCACACGGTGGACGAGGCGGCGCTGGTGACCGCTGCCCGAAGCGGCGACCCACAGTCTCAGGACGCCCTGGTCGGTGCGTACCTCCCGCTGGTCTACAACGTCGTGGGCCGGGCTCTGAACGGCTCCGTCGACGTCGACGACGTGGTGCAGGAGACCATGCTCCGCGCGCTGGACGCGCTGGGAAGTCTGCGTACCCCCGAAAGTTTCCGCTCCTGGCTCGTGGCGATCGCGATGAACCAGGTCCGCAGACACTGGCAGGACCGGCAGTTCACCCCGGGAACCGCGGAGGACACCAAGGACGTCGCCGATCCGGGTGCCGACTTCGTGGACCTGACGATGGTGCGGCTGCAGTTGTCCGGCCAACGTCAGGAGACCGCGCGCGCCACCCGCTGGCTGGAGCCGGACGACCGGGCGCTGCTGTCGCTGTGGTGGCTGGAGTGCGCCGGCGAACTCACCCGGACCGAGGTCGCCACTGCCCTGGAGGTGTCACCTCAGCACGCGGCGGTCCGGGTGCAGCGGATGAAGGCACAACTGGAGGCGGCGCGTGTGGTCGTGCGGGCGCTCGACGCGCGGCCGCCGTGCGGGGAACTGCGCGGCGTACTGGCCTCCTGGGACGCTCGGCCCTCGGCGCTGTGGCGCAAGCGAATAGCCCGGCACGCCCGCGGATGCGCACGCTGCTCCGGCCTGTGGAGCGGACTGATGCCCGCGGAGGGGCTGCTGGCCGGCCTGGCGCTCGTGTCGGTGTCGCCCGCACTGCTGGAGAGAGTGCGCTCGGCCCACGCCGGTATGGCTCCGGCCGGCTCGGCGTCGGAGCTCGACGCTTCCGGCGGCACCGCCGGACCGGGTGCGCGGGCCCGCCACCGTGCCGGCGGCCGCGCGGGTACCGCCCGTGGCGAGGCCCGTCGCCGTCGGCGTGTCCGGCGCCGCGCGGTCGGCGGTGCCGTCGTGGCGGCCTGTGTGGCCGGCGGCGGTCTCTGGTACTTCAATTCGGACCCCGGGAACGGGGGCGGGGGAGGCAACGCCGCGCGGACCGCCGACGACCACGTGGTGGGCCTCTCGGCGTCCAGCGCCTCCGAGGGCACGCCGTCGGCCTCCCCGTCCGCTGCGCCGTCCGGGTCACCGTCCGCGTCGGCATCGAAGAAGGCGAGCCCGTCCAGGACCCCGCGCGCCACGAAGAAGAGTGTGCCGCCGCCCCGGAGGTCCGCGGCGCCGGCCAGGACGTCGGCCAGTGCGCCGGCGGAGGTGGCGGCGGCTCCGACGACCACCGTCGCGCAGGTGGTCGCGCTGGTGAACAAGGAACGCGCGGCGGCCGGCTGCGGTGCGCTCACCGAGGACGCGGAGCTGGAGAAGGCCGCGCAGGCGCACTCCGACGACATGGCCGCCCGTAACTTCTTCGAACACACCAACCCGGACGGTGCCGACCCCGGGCAGCGCATCACCGCCGCGGGCTACCGCTGGTCCACGTACGGCGAGAACATCGCCCAGGGGCAGCAGACGCCGCAGGCGGTGATGGAGTCGTGGATGAACAGTCCCGGCCACCGCGCCAACATCCTCAACTGCTCGTTCAAGAACATCGGCGTGGGTGTCCACAAGGGGACGGGCGGCCCGTGGTGGACACAGGACTTCGGCGCCAAGCTGTGA
- a CDS encoding SpoIIE family protein phosphatase: MNVWNANDSVYFRGPLDVTRAATAVLDAQGWVVGWSPAAEEMLGYRSDEIVGHPVDMLFAGGRSWQPGLAAWHDAPNVRSNAVDLKHRDGHIVRSATMMSRLSHGSEGPAWVVVAAELEEVHEWEAGLAMLRGLATQSPISLTIYDTDLRLTWANTASGREFTEPVEDVIGTLSQDLYPGGAVLTEGAPSTLEQVMRNVLTTGEPVVDLRYRGRPPADREQDHVWSCSYYRLQDARGQTLGVCEDAFDVTDRYLAQRRLALLVRAGAHIGRTLDVSGTVTECTEVIVPDLADAVVVDLVEGVTEGEEPSPRQVCPEPLLRMARRSADGVSEGEPAETPSAERRVTYAEDSPQARSLSSGRPVLEETGPGDTGPLPGAEPWAHSLLVVPLRARGTTLGLVTFLRGRTCARFDSDDLSLAEELATRTAVCIDNARRYTRERRAALALQRDLLPRHIPPQMAVEVAHRYLPAHLAGVGGDWFDLVPLSGARVGLVVGDVVGHGLRAAATMGRLRTSVRALARLDYTPDELLTRLDDLAEQTSEEQTAARRVSGQPADARSYDDPALGVTCLYAVYDPVTGRCAVARAGHLPPAVVTPDGVLTFPELPSGPPLGLGGLPFESAELDLPQGSLVALFTDGLVRGQDHDIELGLERLGRVLSEHEKPLEELCDQIIAELLPEGPAADDAALLLVRTRVLDSHEVAAWELPLDPAAVGRARNLASRQLGNWGLAELSFTTELVVSELVTNAIHYASGPIQLRLIRDRSLLCEVSDTGHTTPHLRRAASDDEGGRGLFIVAHMVQRWGTRYSAAGKTIWTEQPLPPMDMP, from the coding sequence ATGAATGTCTGGAATGCGAACGACAGCGTCTACTTCCGTGGTCCCCTCGACGTCACGCGGGCCGCCACGGCGGTCCTGGATGCCCAGGGCTGGGTCGTGGGATGGAGCCCGGCGGCGGAGGAGATGCTCGGCTACCGGTCGGACGAGATCGTGGGGCACCCCGTGGACATGCTGTTCGCCGGCGGGCGTTCCTGGCAGCCCGGCCTGGCCGCGTGGCACGACGCCCCGAACGTGCGCAGCAACGCGGTCGACCTGAAACACCGGGACGGCCACATCGTCCGGTCGGCGACGATGATGTCCCGCTTGTCCCACGGGAGCGAGGGACCCGCCTGGGTCGTGGTCGCGGCGGAGCTGGAGGAGGTCCACGAATGGGAGGCGGGCCTGGCCATGCTGCGCGGCCTGGCCACCCAGTCGCCCATCAGCCTGACCATCTACGACACCGACCTTCGGCTGACGTGGGCCAACACCGCGTCGGGACGGGAGTTCACCGAACCGGTCGAGGACGTCATCGGGACACTGTCGCAGGACCTGTACCCGGGCGGCGCGGTGCTGACCGAGGGGGCACCGTCGACGCTGGAACAGGTCATGCGGAACGTGCTCACCACCGGTGAGCCGGTCGTAGACCTGCGCTATCGCGGGCGGCCGCCGGCCGACCGGGAGCAGGACCACGTCTGGTCCTGCTCCTACTACCGCCTGCAGGACGCCCGTGGGCAGACGCTGGGCGTGTGCGAGGACGCCTTCGACGTGACCGACCGCTATCTGGCCCAGCGGCGGCTGGCGCTCCTGGTGCGGGCCGGGGCCCATATCGGCCGCACCCTCGACGTCTCGGGCACGGTCACGGAGTGCACCGAGGTCATCGTCCCGGACTTGGCCGACGCCGTCGTGGTGGACCTCGTGGAGGGTGTCACGGAAGGGGAGGAACCCTCACCCCGGCAGGTGTGCCCGGAGCCGCTGCTGCGCATGGCCCGCCGCTCGGCCGACGGTGTTTCCGAGGGGGAACCCGCGGAAACACCGTCGGCCGAGCGGCGCGTCACCTACGCCGAGGATTCCCCCCAGGCCCGCAGCCTGTCCTCGGGCCGACCGGTACTGGAAGAGACCGGACCGGGCGACACCGGGCCCCTGCCCGGCGCCGAACCGTGGGCCCATTCCCTGCTTGTCGTACCTCTTCGCGCCCGCGGCACGACGTTGGGGCTCGTCACGTTCCTGCGCGGCAGGACCTGTGCCCGTTTCGACAGCGACGACCTGTCGCTCGCCGAGGAGCTGGCCACCCGTACCGCCGTCTGCATCGACAACGCACGCCGTTACACCCGGGAGCGCAGGGCCGCCCTCGCGCTGCAGCGCGACCTGCTGCCCCGGCACATCCCGCCGCAGATGGCCGTCGAGGTGGCCCACCGCTATCTTCCCGCTCACCTGGCCGGTGTCGGCGGCGACTGGTTCGACCTCGTGCCGCTGTCCGGAGCGCGGGTCGGGCTGGTCGTCGGCGACGTGGTGGGCCACGGTCTGCGCGCCGCCGCCACGATGGGGCGCCTGCGCACGAGTGTGCGCGCCCTGGCACGGCTGGACTACACCCCCGACGAACTGCTCACTCGCCTCGACGACCTGGCCGAGCAGACCTCCGAGGAACAGACGGCGGCACGTCGGGTGAGCGGTCAGCCCGCCGATGCCCGGTCGTACGACGACCCGGCCCTCGGCGTGACCTGCCTCTACGCCGTGTACGACCCGGTGACCGGGCGGTGCGCCGTGGCCCGCGCAGGGCACCTGCCGCCGGCGGTCGTCACCCCCGACGGCGTCCTCACCTTCCCCGAGCTCCCCTCCGGACCCCCGCTGGGTCTGGGCGGTCTGCCCTTCGAGAGCGCGGAACTCGACCTGCCCCAGGGCAGCCTCGTGGCCCTCTTCACCGACGGTCTGGTCAGGGGCCAGGACCATGACATCGAGCTCGGACTCGAGCGGCTGGGCCGTGTGCTGTCCGAACACGAGAAGCCTCTCGAGGAGTTGTGCGATCAGATCATCGCCGAACTCCTCCCCGAGGGGCCGGCCGCCGACGACGCGGCGCTGCTGCTGGTACGCACCCGGGTGCTGGACTCGCACGAGGTGGCCGCGTGGGAGCTGCCCCTGGACCCCGCGGCGGTCGGACGCGCCCGCAACCTCGCCAGTCGGCAGCTGGGGAACTGGGGGCTGGCGGAACTGTCCTTCACCACCGAGCTGGTCGTCAGCGAGCTGGTCACCAATGCGATCCACTACGCCTCCGGTCCGATCCAGCTCAGACTGATCCGCGACCGCAGCCTGCTGTGCGAGGTCTCGGACACGGGGCACACCACGCCCCACCTCCGGCGGGCCGCCAGTGACGACGAGGGCGGGCGCGGCCTGTTCATCGTCGCGCACATGGTCCAGCGGTGGGGCACGCGCTATTCGGCGGCCGGCAAGACCATCTGGACGGAACAGCCCCTCCCGCCCATGGACATGCCCTGA
- a CDS encoding SAM-dependent methyltransferase yields MKQDGFRAEEIDTSRPHPARIYDYLLGGKDNYEVDQRAGDELAAAAPEARIGLRANRAFLRRAVHHVVGSGVRQILDIGTGLPTSPNVHETAEAVAPDVRIAYVDNDPIVNAHARAMVSRSAPTSVVLADLRDPQAIVNHPDVRRVIDFDEPVALLLVAVVHFLTNADNPEQVVAALRDALPAGSFLVLSHATGDFADRRDAQAVYNKASATLNLRGRAEVERFFDGFELIEPGLAQVPFWRPDGPPPARSGEIGFYGGVGRKNG; encoded by the coding sequence GTGAAGCAGGACGGATTCCGTGCCGAGGAGATCGACACCAGCAGGCCGCACCCTGCGCGGATCTACGACTACCTTCTGGGCGGCAAGGACAACTACGAGGTGGACCAGCGGGCCGGCGACGAACTCGCCGCCGCGGCCCCCGAGGCGCGGATCGGCCTGCGAGCCAACCGCGCGTTCCTGCGGCGCGCCGTCCACCACGTCGTGGGCAGCGGCGTCCGCCAGATCCTCGACATCGGCACCGGGCTGCCCACCTCGCCGAACGTGCACGAGACGGCCGAGGCGGTGGCGCCCGACGTGCGCATCGCGTACGTCGACAACGACCCGATCGTGAACGCCCACGCCCGCGCGATGGTCAGCCGCTCCGCTCCGACCAGTGTCGTACTCGCCGACCTGCGCGACCCGCAGGCCATCGTGAACCATCCCGACGTACGCCGTGTCATCGACTTCGACGAACCCGTCGCCCTTCTCCTCGTCGCCGTCGTCCACTTCCTCACCAATGCGGACAATCCCGAGCAAGTGGTCGCCGCCCTGCGCGACGCGCTGCCCGCGGGCAGCTTCCTGGTGCTCTCCCACGCCACGGGCGACTTCGCCGACCGCCGTGACGCTCAGGCCGTCTACAACAAGGCCAGCGCCACCCTGAACCTGCGTGGTCGCGCCGAGGTTGAGCGGTTCTTCGACGGGTTCGAACTGATCGAACCGGGCCTGGCCCAGGTTCCGTTCTGGCGCCCGGACGGCCCGCCTCCGGCGAGGTCCGGCGAGATCGGTTTCTATGGTGGTGTGGGGCGCAAGAACGGCTGA
- a CDS encoding family 16 glycosylhydrolase codes for MHEPVSDEPLPVSGIQPTTDVVFTADFASARQWVAGRSWAYPGGGPVNPGDDKLDHLVQDGTYCRTGVFRATRRRDGWWNTGLLTTEGSEEEFVVRAGDVLEARVRLPREIGAWPAIWTWRDGGQEIDVFEYHPDNADLLEFSNHVRGSGHYYTDESVGPGAWVDLRVEFGVRSVVWWVNGTQVFADRRGVGRAWHAYLIVNLSVCAGRYHPAPTRGTSAMSYEVESLVVRRSVPTD; via the coding sequence ATGCACGAACCGGTGTCCGACGAACCGCTCCCCGTCTCCGGAATCCAGCCCACGACCGATGTGGTCTTCACAGCGGACTTCGCTTCCGCGCGGCAGTGGGTGGCCGGCCGTTCCTGGGCCTATCCCGGCGGCGGGCCGGTCAATCCGGGCGACGACAAGCTCGATCACCTGGTTCAGGACGGTACCTATTGCCGTACCGGCGTTTTTCGGGCCACCCGAAGACGGGACGGCTGGTGGAACACGGGACTGCTGACGACCGAAGGCAGTGAAGAGGAGTTCGTCGTCCGTGCGGGCGACGTACTGGAAGCGCGGGTGCGGTTGCCCCGTGAGATCGGGGCCTGGCCGGCGATCTGGACCTGGCGGGACGGCGGCCAGGAGATCGACGTCTTCGAGTACCACCCCGACAACGCGGATCTGCTGGAGTTCTCCAACCATGTCCGCGGCAGCGGCCACTACTACACCGACGAGTCGGTGGGCCCGGGCGCGTGGGTCGATCTGCGCGTCGAGTTCGGCGTCCGTTCGGTGGTGTGGTGGGTGAACGGCACCCAGGTGTTCGCGGACCGGCGGGGGGTGGGGCGCGCCTGGCATGCCTACCTCATCGTCAACCTCTCGGTGTGCGCCGGGCGTTACCACCCGGCTCCCACCCGTGGGACCAGCGCGATGTCGTACGAGGTGGAGAGCCTGGTGGTGCGACGTTCGGTGCCGACCGACTGA
- a CDS encoding SpoIIE family protein phosphatase: MGAAESLERDDDAADVAPTASGGLLDLLSVAAILLDDHGRIVLWSPQGEDLFGYSAEEALGEFAGRLLIHEEHRDIVLGLFAQVMEGGGSWAGVFPIRHKDGSTRRVEFRNMRLQDEQGDHYALGLAADQATLRQVERELALAARLVSQSPIGLGVLDTDLRYVSVNAAEERMSGVPAGEHLGRHVHEVLPLLDESFETTIHEVLATGAPVLDQYTSGRTPADPDNEHAWSISFHRLEAPNGKALGVVTSSVDVTERYRAFEEQRRTVLTLQRSLLPHPPPQRPGLAVASRYQPARAASGIGGDWFDVIALGGDKTALVVGDVMGSGVSAAATMGQLRTATRTLAGLDLDPAQVLQHLDRITEDLEQDIIATCVYAVYDPYSARCLISLAGHLPPALLRLDGKHELLDLPTGTPLGVGNGGFHTSVLSLGRGDQLVLYTDGLVEKRGFPIDACMDSLLTLLDDPHRSLDETCEVLLHALRDPGGHDDVALLIVRVLQACASEQTPLS; encoded by the coding sequence ATGGGTGCAGCCGAGTCGTTGGAGCGCGACGACGACGCGGCGGACGTCGCCCCGACCGCGTCCGGTGGTCTCCTCGACCTGCTGAGCGTGGCAGCCATCCTCCTCGACGACCACGGCAGGATCGTTCTGTGGAGCCCTCAGGGCGAGGATCTCTTCGGCTACAGCGCCGAGGAGGCGCTCGGCGAGTTCGCCGGCCGCCTCCTGATCCACGAGGAGCACCGGGACATCGTCCTCGGCCTGTTCGCGCAGGTCATGGAGGGCGGCGGCAGCTGGGCCGGAGTCTTCCCCATCCGGCACAAGGACGGCAGTACGCGGCGTGTGGAGTTCCGCAACATGCGGCTCCAGGACGAACAGGGTGACCACTACGCCCTGGGGCTCGCCGCGGACCAGGCGACGCTGCGGCAGGTCGAACGCGAGCTGGCACTGGCCGCACGACTGGTCTCCCAGTCACCCATCGGACTCGGTGTACTGGACACCGACCTCCGGTACGTCTCGGTCAACGCGGCAGAGGAACGGATGAGCGGCGTCCCCGCCGGCGAACACCTGGGCCGGCACGTGCATGAGGTGCTTCCGCTCCTGGACGAGTCCTTCGAAACGACCATCCACGAGGTACTGGCCACCGGCGCCCCGGTCCTGGATCAGTACACCTCCGGCCGCACCCCGGCCGACCCGGACAACGAGCACGCGTGGTCGATCTCGTTCCACCGCCTCGAAGCACCCAACGGAAAGGCGCTGGGCGTGGTGACCTCCAGCGTGGACGTCACCGAACGTTACCGTGCCTTCGAGGAACAACGACGCACCGTTCTCACCCTTCAGCGCAGCCTCCTCCCCCACCCTCCGCCGCAGCGGCCGGGGCTGGCCGTCGCCTCCCGGTACCAGCCCGCCAGGGCGGCCAGCGGGATCGGTGGTGACTGGTTCGACGTCATCGCTCTCGGCGGCGACAAGACCGCCCTGGTCGTCGGGGACGTCATGGGCAGCGGCGTCAGCGCCGCCGCCACCATGGGCCAGCTCCGCACCGCCACCCGCACCCTGGCCGGCCTCGATCTCGACCCCGCCCAGGTCCTCCAGCACCTCGACCGCATCACCGAGGACCTGGAGCAGGACATCATCGCCACCTGCGTCTACGCCGTCTACGACCCGTACAGCGCGCGATGCCTCATCTCGCTGGCCGGCCATCTGCCGCCCGCGCTCCTCCGCCTGGACGGGAAACACGAACTGCTCGACCTGCCCACCGGAACCCCGCTGGGCGTGGGCAACGGCGGCTTCCACACCAGCGTGCTCTCGCTGGGCCGTGGCGATCAACTCGTCCTGTACACCGATGGCCTGGTCGAGAAGCGCGGCTTCCCGATCGACGCGTGCATGGACAGTCTGCTCACCCTCCTGGACGACCCGCACCGCTCCCTCGACGAAACCTGCGAGGTACTCCTGCACGCCCTGCGCGATCCTGGCGGCCACGACGACGTGGCACTGCTCATCGTCCGAGTCCTGCAGGCCTGCGCCTCTGAGCAGACGCCACTGTCCTGA
- a CDS encoding sensor histidine kinase: MSGRRTARWGLALQAVGTCLLAAAVVLEVTDQPLPSELALSLAAATPFLGAAPLYTAGRRTWMVVAGAIALMLAVASLVRITEQPLLNALHVLPLLLVVYTASTMRSATHRDRGLQRERVRSRHDGAERERRRWARELHDDTLQELGAVQVVLSSAAADGRPQAMRSAIEQARALVGNQITSLRHLITDLRPLVLDELGLRAALEALCRRTSETFGIRVDLRIDPQCADISDRLSSEVQAHVYRIVQEALTNAVKHAEPTRITVGVEADGHVMTLTVTDDGIGMPQAADARRWPGLRAAARPASTVRGVGLSAMHERADLIEAQLTIRSVPGKGTAVILSVPE; the protein is encoded by the coding sequence ATGAGCGGACGGCGTACGGCCCGATGGGGCCTCGCCCTGCAGGCGGTGGGAACCTGTCTGCTCGCGGCTGCGGTGGTGCTGGAGGTCACCGACCAGCCGCTGCCCTCCGAGCTGGCCCTCTCCCTTGCCGCGGCGACCCCGTTTCTCGGGGCAGCGCCCCTCTACACCGCGGGACGCCGTACCTGGATGGTGGTGGCCGGCGCCATCGCGCTCATGCTCGCCGTGGCCAGCCTGGTCCGCATCACCGAGCAGCCCCTGCTGAACGCCCTGCACGTGCTCCCGCTTCTCCTGGTCGTGTACACGGCCTCCACCATGCGCAGCGCGACCCACCGCGACCGGGGCCTCCAACGTGAACGTGTCCGGTCCCGCCACGACGGCGCGGAGCGCGAACGCCGCCGCTGGGCCCGGGAACTGCACGACGACACCCTCCAGGAACTCGGCGCCGTGCAGGTGGTGCTCTCCTCCGCTGCCGCCGACGGCCGGCCCCAGGCCATGCGCAGCGCGATCGAGCAGGCACGCGCGCTGGTCGGCAACCAGATCACCTCGCTGCGCCACCTGATCACGGATCTGCGTCCCCTGGTCCTGGACGAGCTGGGACTGCGCGCGGCCCTGGAGGCGCTGTGCCGTCGCACCTCGGAGACCTTCGGTATCCGCGTCGATCTCCGGATCGATCCGCAGTGTGCCGACATCAGCGACCGGCTGTCCTCAGAAGTGCAGGCGCACGTGTACCGCATCGTGCAGGAGGCATTGACGAACGCGGTGAAACACGCCGAGCCCACCCGGATCACGGTCGGTGTGGAGGCCGACGGCCATGTGATGACGCTGACCGTCACCGACGACGGGATCGGAATGCCTCAGGCCGCGGACGCCAGGCGCTGGCCGGGTCTGCGCGCGGCCGCCCGCCCGGCCTCCACCGTGCGGGGAGTGGGTCTCTCCGCCATGCACGAGCGTGCGGACCTCATCGAAGCACAGCTCACGATCCGCAGCGTTCCTGGGAAGGGCACCGCCGTCATCCTGAGCGTGCCCGAGTGA
- a CDS encoding beta-propeller fold lactonase family protein: MSRHNRRRSSRRRRLTIGAAGVLAAAAAATSVTVASARETRPRGDTAKADHAVFVQGDELDGNTIHVFKRGRGGELTALGRYATGGRGGDQVDAPTDSLASQGSLVYDDRSGRLLAVNAGSGTVTSFRVRGQKLTDRQVVRSGGDFPSSIAVSGRLAYVMNAGGAGSVQGFRITAKGLAPLRGSHRSLGLDNKKVPLFSSSPGQLAFTPDGGQLVVTTKSANTIEVFPVRHDGRPSRRAVVNDSAGGVPFAITFDRAGRMLVAEAEDSTVSTYKVRTDGTLDVVQKPLPNGQKTLCWLERAGDFFYGGNTGSSTVTGYRTDRHGRLALTTGGGVATPPSAMSQGVIDLAVTKDDSFLYVQNATSGTVDGFRVGGNGSLTKVTTVTGLPSFAESGMEGIAAV; encoded by the coding sequence ATGAGCAGGCACAACAGGCGCAGGTCGTCGCGGAGGCGTCGGCTGACCATCGGCGCGGCCGGAGTCCTCGCCGCCGCGGCGGCCGCCACGTCGGTGACCGTGGCCTCGGCGCGGGAGACCCGTCCACGTGGGGACACGGCCAAGGCCGACCACGCCGTCTTCGTCCAGGGCGACGAACTCGACGGCAACACCATCCACGTCTTCAAGCGGGGCAGGGGCGGCGAGTTGACGGCCCTGGGCCGCTACGCGACCGGGGGCAGGGGCGGCGACCAGGTCGACGCTCCCACCGACTCTCTCGCCTCCCAGGGTTCGCTCGTCTACGACGACCGGTCGGGGAGGCTCCTGGCGGTCAACGCGGGAAGCGGGACCGTGACGTCGTTCCGGGTGCGCGGACAGAAGCTGACCGACCGTCAGGTGGTGCGCTCGGGCGGGGACTTCCCCTCCTCGATCGCGGTGTCGGGCCGGCTCGCCTACGTCATGAACGCGGGGGGCGCGGGCAGCGTTCAGGGGTTCCGGATCACGGCCAAGGGCCTTGCTCCGCTGCGCGGTTCGCACCGCTCCCTCGGGCTGGACAACAAGAAGGTGCCGCTGTTCTCCAGTTCGCCGGGCCAGCTCGCGTTCACGCCGGATGGTGGGCAGTTGGTCGTCACCACCAAGTCCGCGAACACCATCGAGGTCTTCCCGGTACGGCATGACGGGCGCCCCTCGCGCCGTGCGGTGGTCAACGACTCGGCCGGAGGCGTGCCGTTCGCCATCACCTTCGACCGGGCCGGCCGTATGCTCGTGGCCGAGGCCGAGGACTCCACGGTCAGTACGTACAAGGTGCGTACCGACGGCACTTTGGACGTCGTCCAGAAGCCCTTGCCGAACGGGCAGAAGACGCTGTGCTGGCTGGAACGCGCCGGGGACTTCTTCTACGGAGGCAACACCGGCAGCTCGACCGTCACCGGATACCGTACCGACCGCCACGGCAGGCTTGCGCTCACCACCGGTGGCGGCGTCGCCACCCCGCCGTCGGCCATGTCCCAGGGTGTCATCGACCTGGCGGTGACGAAGGACGACAGCTTCCTCTACGTGCAGAACGCCACCTCCGGCACGGTCGACGGGTTCCGTGTGGGCGGGAACGGCTCCCTGACGAAGGTCACCACCGTCACCGGACTTCCCTCCTTCGCCGAGTCCGGCATGGAGGGCATCGCCGCGGTGTAG
- a CDS encoding response regulator transcription factor: MDDLSSLPSRQAPREVTVVLADDHLVVRAGMRLLLAQDPAFRIVAESATVPDTLEAVRRTRPQVLVLDLTMAGKSSLPTIPALRTASPGTRILVLTMQEDPAFAREALRTGAAGYLLKEAAAEELRAAAHQVAEGATYVQPVLGARLAVEMPGPADPESLTAREAEILSLLALGHTNQEIAQRLYVSVRTVETHRARIRDKLGKDSRAELIAAARERGLVA; encoded by the coding sequence ATGGACGACCTCAGCTCTCTCCCGTCCCGGCAAGCGCCCCGGGAGGTGACCGTCGTACTGGCCGACGATCATCTGGTGGTCCGGGCCGGAATGCGGCTTCTGCTGGCCCAGGACCCGGCATTCCGGATCGTCGCCGAGAGCGCCACCGTCCCCGACACCCTCGAGGCCGTGCGCCGGACCCGTCCGCAGGTGTTGGTCCTGGACCTGACCATGGCCGGCAAGTCGAGTCTGCCCACGATTCCCGCGCTGCGCACCGCTTCGCCCGGCACGCGCATCCTGGTCCTCACGATGCAGGAGGATCCGGCGTTCGCCCGGGAGGCGCTGCGCACCGGTGCGGCCGGATACCTGCTCAAGGAGGCCGCCGCCGAGGAGCTGCGGGCAGCCGCACACCAGGTCGCCGAAGGCGCGACGTACGTCCAGCCGGTGCTGGGCGCCAGGCTTGCCGTCGAGATGCCGGGACCTGCCGACCCGGAGTCGCTGACCGCACGCGAGGCCGAGATCCTGTCGCTGCTGGCGCTGGGCCACACCAACCAGGAGATCGCGCAGCGTCTCTACGTCTCGGTCCGGACAGTGGAGACCCATCGTGCCCGCATCCGGGACAAGCTCGGCAAGGACTCCCGGGCGGAGCTCATCGCCGCGGCCCGCGAACGCGGCCTGGTGGCATGA